Proteins from one Setaria italica strain Yugu1 chromosome V, Setaria_italica_v2.0, whole genome shotgun sequence genomic window:
- the LOC101756514 gene encoding uncharacterized protein LOC101756514 produces the protein MAAEGSELGSPATAPPPPPPLKRRKIEPPRRTRPSQVTLDKDKSAASSNSSVSGVLPARVDLNKVREAKRFVVLQAQHEGCLGSYKSFDSLFGNYLVPVIPSNDVSDQIGTK, from the exons ATGGCGGCTGAGGGGTCAGAGCTTGGCtccccggcgacggcgccgccgccgccgccgccgctgaagcGGCGAAAGATTGAACCGCCCAGGAG GACCAGGCCTTCTCAGGTTACCCTAGATAAGGACAAGTCAGCAGCATCTTCCAACTCATCG GTTTCGGGTGTGCTGCCAGCGAGAGTTGATCTCAACAAAGTTAGAGAGGCAAAGAGATTTGTTGTCCTTCAAGCGCAGCATGAGGGATGCCTTGGAAGCTATAAAAGCTTTGATTCCCTCTTTGGGAATTACCTTGTTCCTGTCATCCCAAGCAACGATGTCTCTGACCAGATTGGGACAAAATGA